Part of the Vagococcus teuberi genome, CGGTTCGTCAAAAGATATTTGGTCTTGGTCTGGTTATACATTTGAAGAGTTATTGCAAGAAACGGATGATAAACTAGAATTACTTCGTTTGATTGACGTTTTGGTAGATGGAAGATTTGAATTAGATAAGAGAGATTTAACCTTACAATTTAGAGGTAGCAGTAATCAAAGAATTATAGACGTCGCACAGTCGTTAGAAAAATCTAATGTAGTTATTTGGGAAAAATGTTTAGATAAGGAAGCTTACTTTCGATAAACTGGATGAATGCGTAATGTATTCATCCTTTTTTTACGGTTTCATCCTTAAAAAGTTAAATTTATTTGTGATAATTAGCCTATTAAAAATTAGGGGTGTTATACATGATAGTATTCATTAATTTATCTCAAAAGAACACAGAAGCAACACGACAAAAAGTAACAGAAAAACAAGAAATCATCGAAAGATTAGAACTTAAACTAGGGACAATTCCAATATTAGAGTTCATTGATGATGATACAGTCACATCGGATAGTTTGTTTGAGCAGCAATTTTACAATCAATCAGAAACATCTGTTCCTTTGTATAGCAATGAATTAGAAGATTATAGACTATTCATTGAAGGTAGTGACGCAGTTGTCATGTCATCTGATTTACTACAAGAAAACCAGATGTTTTATCAAACCTTATTTCAGAATAAAATAAGCCCCCAACGTATTGTATTTAGCGGAACAACTCCTGCGATAAAAATGGCTCTAGCTGGAGATGAAAAACCATATGCTTTGTGTTTAAAGAAAGATAGGTTACCTGAATTATTATCATTATCTGAAGAAACTCTAATAAATAGTATGCCCTCTGAATTACTAACAGATCCTTTATTTGAGGATGTGCCAATGGTATTTATTTATGATATTAACGGTAATGGGTATGTCATTCATCATGAGGAAATATTTCAGGTATTATGTAACGATGAGACTATAAAGCAGGTTAATCATGAAGGAATGGTGTGCGGATTAGCGGCAGGACTATCTAATAAAGATAATTCAACAGAGGAGATAATAAAACAAGCTATTATTTGTTCGGTCGCAGCAAAAGATTGTGAAGATACTGTATTTGATGAACAGTTTTTTGTAGATAAAATTACTGTTGTGAAACTAGCTTAAAAGAGGTGGAGAACACCTCTTTTTTTTATGAAATAAAATATCCTTGTTTAATCTTGGTTTGAATCCCAAAGTTCACGTCAAGAGACCTCATTTTTTTCGTATGTGATTAATATTGACTGTTAAAGTATTATCATCGACATAACTTTCATCTTTCCATAATTCACGAAGAAATGTTTCGCGTTTGATCACTTTACCAGGATGTTTAAACAAAATAACGAGTAAACGACATTCATTTTTACTTAATTTAATACAGTGATGTTGTGTTCTTAAAGTATTATTTTCAGTATCTAGAGTAAGCCCATTGTGAGATGGTAATAAATTGAGGTTGTTTTTCATTGATTGTATCAAAATAAAAAATCATCAGGAGTTACAGATATCACATGATAGCCATTCTTCGTTAAAAGCTGTGTAAGTGTTTTTTTAATGCATGGTTAGGTTCAATCAACATAATCGTCATAATATCGCTCTTTTAATTAACTTTTTGATTGATATTATAAATAAATTGATAAAGCGAGACATAGGTCTTAAGGTCGAAAAATCAATCCGTCTTTTTATTTTCTAATGCCTATCTTTTTATATTTCCCATAATAATGTTATACTAAAATCAGTGAAAAATTTAAAAGAGGTGACTAGTTTGTTAGATAAAAAAGAAGAACTATTTTTAAAAGAATTAACGGACGCAAAAGGTGTACCTGGAAACGAAACACAGGTAACTGAAATCTTTAAAAAATATGCCGAACCATATGCTGATAAAGTATTATTTGATGGGTTAGGTGGAATTAACGCACGTCATATTGGTGAAAAAGAAGGACCGCGTGTCTTAATTTCTGGTCACATGGACGAAGTTGGTTTCATGGTAACTAAAATCACTGATAAAGGATTTATCGAATTTCAAACATTAGGTGGTTGGTGGGGACAAGTTATGCTTGCTCAACAAGTGACCATCACAACATCAACAGGTAAAGAAATTCATGGCGTGATTGGATCGAAACCACCACACGTATTATCGGCTGAAGCAAGAAAGCAACCATATGATATAGCTGATATGTTTATTGATATTGGTGCCACAAGTAAAGAAGAAGCAACTGAGTGGGGCATTAAACCCGGTGATATGGTAACACCTTTTATCGAATACAAACGCTTAAATGGTTCAAAATACTTATTAGCTAAAGCTTGGGACAATCGTATTGGAACTGCTGTGTCATTAAAAGTGTTAGAAAACTTAGCGAAAGAAGGACACCCAAATATTTTATTTGCGGGAAGTAACGTGCAAGAAGAAGTTGGATTACGCGGGGCAAGAACTAGCACGCATTTAGTCAATCCAGATATTGCATTTGCTCTTGATACAGGTACAGCTGGAGATACTCCAGGGATGACACCAAAAGAAGCAGATTCTGTGTTAGGTGAAGGACCACAGATTTTAATTTTTGATGCCTCAATGATTCCACACAGAAAATTACGTGATTTTGTCATTGATGTAGCAGAAGAACTGGATATTCCATTCCAATACACTGTTATCACAGGTGGAGGAACAGATGCTGGTATGCAACACTTAACACGTAATGGTGTACCATCACTTGCGATTACAGTGGCAACCCGCTACTTACATTCACATACATCTATTATTCATGAAGATGATTATTTGAATACAGTGAAATTAGTGACAGAAGTAGTAAAACGACTAGATGCTGATAAAGTGAAAGAGTTAACGTCGTACTAATCTAAACTAAACAGGTGCTTTGAAAAGAGTATCTGTTTAGTTTTTTATAAAAACAAAATTGTATCAAAAAAAGCAGCTTTTAGATAGGTTTTAGGGGTTAGTTCGGGAAATATATTAAACTATTTGTATCTTTTATTGACTCGTCGTAGGATATTATTGTATGGAAAGGAAGACGTGTAATGAAAATTACGGTACTAGGTTTTTGGGGAGGCTATCCCTATAAAGGAGAAGGCACCACATCATATCTTGTTCAATCGGAGGATTTTTCACTATTATTGGATGCGGGAAGTTCCACGTTAATTCGATTAGAAGAAAAACTTGATCCGTTAACGTTAGATGCGGTGCTTTTAACACATTATCATCATGATCATATTGCAGATTTAGGTGTGTTACAGTATTTGCGTCAGTTAAAACCTACAACGCCAGTTGAAGAATTAAATATTTATGGTCATACTGAAAACGAAGACAAGTTTAAAGAATTAACAATGCCAGGAATTTCAAAAGGTATAGCTTATCAGGAACATGATACATTAGAGATTGGACCATTTTTAATAACATTCAAACGCACGATTCATCCTGTACCATGTTTTGCTACTAGAATTGTTGAGAAGAAGACGGGGAAAGTATTTGTTTTTACAGCAGATACTGGCTATTTAGATGGGTTGTCTGATTTTTGTCAGAAGGCTGATTTATTGATTACAGATACATATTTCTTAGAAGGAAATGAAAATCATAAAGCACATCTAACAACAAAAGAAACGGGAGAACTAGCTAAAGAAGCAAACGTGTCACAAGTTGTGATTAGTCACTTGAATCAATCTCTAGCTTTAGAAGACGTTTTGTCACAGACACAATATTATGCAGAAGATATTCCAGTTCAGCTAGCAAAAATTAATTTAACTATTACATTATAAGGAGTTGTACCCATGATTTATGTATCAAATGAAGAAATAACAGACCCAAGAATTAACTTAGCGATTGAAACGTATTTAGTGCAAGAGATGCCACTAGATGAGCCGATTTTATTATTCTATATTAATGAACCATCTATTATTATCGGGCGTAATCAAAATACAATTGAAGAAATCAATGTTGATTATGTTGAAGATAATGGTATCCACGTGGTTCGTCGTTTAAGTGGTGGTGGCGCTGTTTATCACGATGAAGGAAACTTGAACTTTAGCTTTATCATGCCGGATGATGGTGAATCTTTTAGAAATTTTGGTAAGGTAACGCAACCAATCATTGATGCTTTACATGAGCTAGGTGTAGAAGGAGCAGAGTTAAAGGGAAGAAACGATTTAGTTATCGATGATAAAAAATTCTCTGGAAATGCGATGTATACCACAAATGGTCGTATGTTTGCTCATGGTACGTTGATGTTTGATAGTGATGTAAACGAAGTTGTTAATGCATTAAAGGTGAGAAAAGATAAAATTGAGTCAAAAGGAATTAAATCAATTCGATCTCGAGTGACAAATATCAAACCATTTTTATCTGATGATTATCAATATATGTCTACAAAAGATTTTAGAAAAGAAATTTTATTAAAAATATTTGAAAC contains:
- a CDS encoding MBL fold metallo-hydrolase, with product MKITVLGFWGGYPYKGEGTTSYLVQSEDFSLLLDAGSSTLIRLEEKLDPLTLDAVLLTHYHHDHIADLGVLQYLRQLKPTTPVEELNIYGHTENEDKFKELTMPGISKGIAYQEHDTLEIGPFLITFKRTIHPVPCFATRIVEKKTGKVFVFTADTGYLDGLSDFCQKADLLITDTYFLEGNENHKAHLTTKETGELAKEANVSQVVISHLNQSLALEDVLSQTQYYAEDIPVQLAKINLTITL
- a CDS encoding M42 family metallopeptidase, whose translation is MLDKKEELFLKELTDAKGVPGNETQVTEIFKKYAEPYADKVLFDGLGGINARHIGEKEGPRVLISGHMDEVGFMVTKITDKGFIEFQTLGGWWGQVMLAQQVTITTSTGKEIHGVIGSKPPHVLSAEARKQPYDIADMFIDIGATSKEEATEWGIKPGDMVTPFIEYKRLNGSKYLLAKAWDNRIGTAVSLKVLENLAKEGHPNILFAGSNVQEEVGLRGARTSTHLVNPDIAFALDTGTAGDTPGMTPKEADSVLGEGPQILIFDASMIPHRKLRDFVIDVAEELDIPFQYTVITGGGTDAGMQHLTRNGVPSLAITVATRYLHSHTSIIHEDDYLNTVKLVTEVVKRLDADKVKELTSY
- a CDS encoding winged helix-turn-helix domain-containing protein, producing MKNNLNLLPSHNGLTLDTENNTLRTQHHCIKLSKNECRLLVILFKHPGKVIKRETFLRELWKDESYVDDNTLTVNINHIRKK
- a CDS encoding lipoate--protein ligase — its product is MIYVSNEEITDPRINLAIETYLVQEMPLDEPILLFYINEPSIIIGRNQNTIEEINVDYVEDNGIHVVRRLSGGGAVYHDEGNLNFSFIMPDDGESFRNFGKVTQPIIDALHELGVEGAELKGRNDLVIDDKKFSGNAMYTTNGRMFAHGTLMFDSDVNEVVNALKVRKDKIESKGIKSIRSRVTNIKPFLSDDYQYMSTKDFRKEILLKIFETTDINDVNEYKLTEEDWKKINAISDRLYRNWDWNYGRSPEFDIVRRKRFPIGSIEAKMNVSDGEIKDIRIFGDFFGLGQIADVEGILTGVKYDKESITKAVEEIDVKKYFGNIESTDLVELLY